A genomic region of Sideroxydans sp. CL21 contains the following coding sequences:
- a CDS encoding AsmA family protein, whose amino-acid sequence MFFRVLRVMAVLAALVLGCIAYVAIVGISFDASPQRDKVAALLEKSLGREVRFEGAMKLEVSARPKLHVGGLHIANAQGFEGEDFASLGDAHLALNLWALMRLRLQIDELSGSDVHIRLQLNKNGSNNWTFKAANRKANVAQPSPKAATGEGMELEELLARLDIKSVSLENLNVKFTGANGNSHFFELQSLVAHLPEGQPLTLALNGTVEKKYPYKMNITGGTFADLVRFDKPWPLDMSLDFLSSRLTLKGNVSGSSGDLHFGLVTDDLGEIERLFQTRLPAVGVTRISGDIKYAPGKVAMDNLSGAMGKTTLNGSLGLDYSGERPSVSGELVLPVLDVRPFMTGKAVTQDEPPEDLAQMYQEFVKATFSLNDLNSANADLTLRIGQLIGFPGAVRDAVLQVKLEQGRLSLPLQATVADVKLSGSAIADASVKPPRFKLSLGTHDSNLGNLAELLLGARDVRGRLGRFDLRIAARGDRGPELMDSLDVQLLVKNGKLTYGSQTDEHPVKFSLDDLKIALPAGKALRGEAHGSLLDKNFSATLNSGSLTAIMQESHTPVDFELLAGSAKVEIHAVLQPSTENSGSKVAFELSAPHSGEIAGWLGLKPGVDEPIGVHGNFRTHDDRWHLADFALQLGHSALHADVLRTFGEGRSLIKFQLTADLVDVDELESMLPESSENTHTTTSAASNLIDLPILPKGINLADADITVRVKRITSSSPLEVHNLSFDGRIRDGMMPASPFEANVDGNDFKGAILLDLRTQQPHSVLWLSSIGMNIGSAMKKLGIAKNIDVDVDHLRLQLDLHSSRLGKLLAKSDLALDFEGGHLTLHDANTGGKMVILLDNGELKSLAGEPVHLNLRGSLDKAPISIGLETGKAADLINPNLPIPFQLNASMSGATLKLSGDIDRPFAKLDIDLALEMSGTRLDNLNLLANTSLPPWGPWSGTGKLHMSPVGYEVSSLLLQVGSSQLNGHGKLDTSVVPPRIDIELTAPTIQLDDFRFGDWSPEKTKRVATKVPESRDNLLKEADKTGNEAKEVLSPEVLRRQNAFVTVRVDRVVSGQDMLGSGKLDARLENGNAVIGPVIINTPGGSASLRLGYEPAEKDVALKLNVEAKHFDYGILARRIDHKSKMQGTLSLNVDVSARAKYFSELLRYGKGNIDFVVWPKNMKSGLLDMWAVNVLMALLPAIDSSNTSVVNCAVGRFVLNDGKLSGKTLLVDTTRMRVTGKGGVDFTAEKINFYMQPRAKTPQFLSFSLPVELDGNFENFGVGVRPIDVLETMGQFTTSVVWAPLQMMFGKEAPSDGHDVCEVVEFK is encoded by the coding sequence TTGTTTTTCAGAGTGCTGCGCGTGATGGCCGTATTGGCCGCCTTGGTGCTTGGGTGTATAGCGTATGTCGCAATTGTGGGAATTTCCTTTGACGCGTCCCCGCAGCGCGACAAGGTTGCTGCGCTGCTTGAGAAAAGCCTTGGGCGAGAGGTGCGCTTCGAGGGAGCGATGAAACTTGAAGTATCCGCCCGTCCCAAACTGCATGTTGGAGGATTGCATATTGCCAATGCACAGGGCTTCGAGGGAGAGGATTTTGCCAGCCTGGGCGATGCGCATCTGGCACTGAATTTATGGGCTCTTATGCGGCTGCGTCTGCAAATCGATGAACTGTCCGGCAGCGATGTGCATATTCGTCTGCAATTGAACAAGAACGGCAGCAACAACTGGACTTTCAAAGCGGCCAATCGGAAAGCGAATGTGGCGCAGCCTTCTCCCAAGGCAGCAACAGGGGAAGGTATGGAATTGGAAGAGTTGCTCGCGCGGCTGGATATCAAAAGTGTGTCACTGGAAAATCTGAACGTGAAATTTACCGGTGCCAATGGGAATAGCCACTTCTTTGAGCTGCAATCTCTCGTTGCACATTTGCCGGAAGGTCAACCGTTGACGCTGGCTCTAAACGGCACGGTTGAAAAGAAATATCCCTACAAGATGAATATCACCGGCGGCACCTTTGCTGACCTGGTACGTTTCGACAAACCATGGCCGTTGGATATGTCGCTCGATTTCCTGAGTTCGCGATTGACACTGAAAGGCAATGTATCCGGCAGCAGCGGAGACTTGCATTTTGGTCTCGTTACGGATGACCTCGGTGAAATCGAACGCTTGTTCCAGACCAGGTTGCCAGCCGTGGGCGTCACCCGCATTTCGGGGGATATCAAATACGCACCGGGGAAGGTCGCGATGGATAATCTGAGTGGGGCCATGGGCAAGACGACGCTCAATGGTTCACTCGGTCTGGACTATAGCGGCGAGCGCCCCAGCGTGTCTGGCGAACTCGTTTTACCGGTGCTGGATGTGCGCCCCTTCATGACGGGAAAAGCCGTTACGCAAGATGAACCTCCCGAGGATCTTGCCCAGATGTACCAGGAATTCGTCAAGGCGACATTCAGTTTGAACGACCTGAATAGTGCGAATGCCGATCTGACCTTGCGTATCGGGCAATTGATCGGCTTCCCCGGTGCGGTGCGCGACGCGGTATTGCAAGTGAAACTCGAGCAAGGTCGACTTTCCTTACCGTTGCAAGCCACTGTGGCGGATGTGAAACTGTCCGGCAGTGCGATCGCCGATGCAAGCGTGAAACCACCCCGGTTTAAACTTTCCCTCGGCACGCATGATTCCAATCTGGGAAATTTGGCAGAACTGCTGCTTGGTGCGCGCGATGTCAGAGGGCGGTTGGGGCGTTTCGATCTGCGCATTGCAGCGCGGGGTGACCGCGGCCCGGAGTTGATGGATAGTCTGGATGTGCAGCTACTGGTGAAAAATGGGAAATTGACGTATGGCAGCCAGACAGATGAGCACCCCGTTAAATTCTCTCTGGATGACCTGAAAATTGCGCTGCCGGCAGGCAAGGCATTGCGAGGAGAGGCGCATGGTTCTTTGCTGGACAAGAATTTCAGCGCGACATTGAACAGCGGTTCATTGACAGCCATCATGCAGGAGTCGCATACGCCGGTCGATTTCGAATTGCTGGCCGGTAGTGCCAAGGTGGAGATACATGCCGTCTTGCAGCCGTCCACGGAAAATTCCGGATCCAAGGTGGCTTTCGAACTCTCCGCGCCGCATTCGGGCGAGATTGCCGGCTGGCTCGGCCTCAAGCCGGGAGTGGATGAACCGATCGGTGTGCACGGAAATTTTCGGACACACGATGACCGCTGGCATTTGGCCGATTTTGCCCTGCAATTGGGGCATAGTGCACTGCATGCGGATGTACTGCGCACGTTTGGCGAGGGACGCTCGCTGATCAAATTCCAATTGACGGCCGATCTCGTGGATGTGGACGAACTGGAATCGATGTTGCCCGAGAGCAGCGAGAATACGCACACGACGACATCGGCTGCCTCCAATCTGATCGATCTTCCGATCCTGCCGAAGGGCATCAATCTGGCGGATGCCGATATCACCGTCCGTGTGAAACGCATCACCAGTTCTTCACCGTTGGAAGTTCACAACCTGAGTTTCGACGGACGCATACGCGATGGCATGATGCCAGCCTCACCGTTCGAGGCCAATGTGGATGGCAATGATTTCAAAGGTGCGATCCTGCTGGATCTGCGCACGCAGCAACCGCATTCTGTCTTGTGGTTGTCGTCGATCGGCATGAATATAGGCAGCGCAATGAAAAAACTCGGTATCGCGAAAAACATCGATGTCGATGTCGATCACTTGCGCCTGCAACTGGATCTTCATTCGAGCCGCTTGGGAAAACTACTGGCGAAATCCGACCTGGCCCTGGACTTCGAGGGTGGGCATCTCACATTGCATGATGCCAATACAGGGGGAAAGATGGTCATTTTGCTCGACAACGGTGAACTAAAATCTTTGGCGGGAGAGCCTGTGCATCTGAATCTGCGCGGATCGCTGGATAAGGCTCCCATCTCTATCGGCTTGGAAACCGGAAAGGCTGCAGATCTTATCAATCCGAACCTGCCGATCCCGTTCCAACTGAACGCGAGCATGTCCGGTGCCACCTTGAAGTTGTCCGGCGATATCGACCGTCCTTTTGCGAAGCTGGACATCGATCTTGCACTCGAGATGAGTGGCACCCGTCTGGACAATCTCAATTTGCTCGCCAATACCTCGTTGCCTCCGTGGGGACCGTGGTCGGGCACCGGAAAACTTCATATGTCTCCTGTTGGTTATGAAGTCTCTTCCTTGCTGCTGCAGGTTGGAAGCAGTCAGCTCAACGGTCATGGCAAGCTCGACACAAGCGTTGTGCCGCCGCGTATTGACATTGAACTGACGGCACCAACGATTCAGCTCGACGATTTTAGATTTGGCGACTGGTCGCCGGAAAAAACCAAGCGTGTCGCAACGAAAGTTCCGGAATCCCGGGACAATCTGCTCAAGGAAGCCGATAAAACGGGTAACGAAGCCAAGGAGGTTTTAAGTCCGGAAGTACTGCGACGGCAGAATGCGTTCGTAACTGTGCGTGTGGATCGTGTCGTTTCAGGCCAGGATATGCTTGGGAGCGGCAAACTCGATGCGCGCCTGGAGAATGGAAACGCCGTTATTGGTCCGGTGATCATCAACACGCCTGGCGGCTCGGCATCGCTGCGTCTGGGGTATGAACCCGCCGAAAAGGATGTTGCGTTAAAGCTGAACGTTGAAGCAAAGCATTTCGATTACGGTATTCTGGCACGCCGTATTGACCATAAAAGTAAAATGCAGGGAACGTTGAGTCTGAATGTCGACGTAAGCGCCCGTGCAAAATACTTCTCTGAGTTGTTGCGCTATGGCAAGGGCAATATTGATTTTGTGGTGTGGCCGAAGAATATGAAATCGGGATTACTCGACATGTGGGCGGTGAATGTACTGATGGCGTTATTGCCTGCGATTGATTCGTCGAACACGTCCGTGGTCAACTGCGCTGTGGGACGTTTTGTCTTGAATGATGGAAAGCTTTCCGGCAAGACACTCCTGGTGGACACGACCCGGATGCGTGTCACCGGAAAGGGCGGGGTGGATTTCACTGCCGAAAAAATCAATTTCTACATGCAGCCCCGTGCCAAGACGCCCCAATTTTTGAGCTTTTCGCTACCTGTCGAACTTGACGGCAATTTTGAGAATTTTGGCGTCGGAGTGAGGCCCATTGATGTGTTGGAAACAATGGGGCAGTTCACCACGTCAGTGGTCTGGGCGCCGTTGCAAATGATGTTCGGTAAAGAAGCCCCCTCTGACGGGCACGATGTCTGTGAGGTAGTCGAATTCAAATAG
- a CDS encoding tetratricopeptide repeat protein, with the protein MDQQLSIDEAFEHAFSCHKKGDTQEAKVIYLKILEVVPEEPRSLHFLGILLHQEEKSDLALSCVKRSIELLPDSPDWRNDLGNILAERGDLAGAVDEFESAIALTPGNPTYWNNLGAVQDRGGRTAEAHLAFRKAVALDPLFGDALSNLANLLDREGKQVEAAEYHCRAYVLEPTHDKPKSMLGIAYYKLGRLAEAAEIYRKWMLDEPDNPIPQYHFLACSKGVVPLGASHAYVEKHFDTFAPNFDSNLQNIFYRGPEMIAKALARVVVHKANLSVLDAGCGTGLCAPILASCADHLIGVDLSSAMLEEAKKRGLYHELVKGEITNYLVEHPDIFDLIAAADTLIYFGDLEELISAAYSALHPGGYFIFTVEEEKVTNEIFCLNLHGRYSHSKKYLADLLLKSNFELVAMDSDVIRIEFGIPVDGLTISAQRKF; encoded by the coding sequence ATGGATCAACAACTGAGTATCGACGAAGCCTTTGAACATGCATTTTCCTGTCACAAGAAGGGTGATACGCAAGAAGCCAAAGTGATTTATCTGAAGATTCTGGAAGTCGTGCCGGAAGAGCCGCGGTCTTTGCATTTTCTCGGTATTCTGCTGCATCAGGAAGAGAAAAGTGATTTGGCCTTGTCATGCGTGAAGAGATCGATCGAGCTTCTTCCGGATTCTCCCGACTGGAGAAATGATCTTGGTAATATCCTTGCGGAGCGCGGGGATTTGGCGGGTGCTGTGGACGAATTTGAAAGTGCCATTGCCTTAACGCCAGGCAATCCAACGTACTGGAATAATCTGGGGGCTGTGCAGGACCGCGGCGGGAGAACGGCAGAGGCTCATCTTGCTTTTCGGAAAGCGGTTGCCCTCGATCCATTATTCGGGGATGCACTGAGTAATCTGGCCAACTTGCTTGATCGCGAGGGAAAGCAAGTGGAAGCAGCAGAATATCATTGTCGCGCCTATGTACTGGAACCGACGCACGACAAACCCAAATCCATGCTGGGAATCGCCTATTACAAGCTGGGACGGTTGGCTGAGGCTGCTGAAATCTACCGTAAATGGATGCTCGATGAACCGGACAATCCTATTCCGCAGTATCACTTCCTGGCTTGCTCAAAAGGGGTTGTTCCACTGGGCGCATCACACGCCTATGTGGAAAAGCATTTCGATACGTTCGCACCCAATTTCGATTCCAATCTGCAAAACATCTTTTATCGTGGACCGGAAATGATTGCCAAAGCGCTGGCGAGGGTTGTCGTCCATAAAGCAAACCTTTCGGTGCTAGATGCGGGGTGTGGCACAGGACTTTGCGCGCCGATACTTGCTTCGTGTGCAGATCACCTCATTGGTGTCGATCTTTCTTCAGCGATGCTTGAAGAGGCCAAGAAGCGTGGTCTATATCACGAACTTGTGAAAGGCGAGATCACCAATTATCTTGTCGAACATCCGGATATTTTTGATCTGATCGCTGCCGCTGATACTTTGATCTATTTTGGAGACCTGGAAGAATTGATCAGTGCAGCATATTCTGCGCTTCACCCCGGTGGGTATTTTATTTTCACCGTCGAGGAGGAGAAGGTCACGAATGAAATATTTTGTCTTAACCTGCACGGGCGCTATAGTCACAGCAAAAAATATCTCGCTGACTTGCTGCTGAAATCCAATTTTGAACTGGTGGCAATGGATTCGGATGTTATCCGGATAGAATTCGGTATTCCGGTTGATGGTCTGACGATATCAGCGCAGCGAAAATTCTGA
- a CDS encoding acyl CoA:acetate/3-ketoacid CoA transferase, translating into MPKSQFPAANSLRVSDTGKIMTAREAVCRIRDGDTLATSGFVGIGFPENIAVALEALYLEGKGADAHSPGHPRDLTLVYAAGQGDGKERGLNHLGHEGLLSRVIGGHWGLVPKLQQLAVSNRIEAWNLPQGVITHLYRDIAAGKPGTLTRIGLGTFVDPRFGGGKLNEKTTADLVRLMEIDGEEYLFYKAFPIHVGIIRGTTADPDGNITMEKEALTLEALAIAMAAHNSGGIVIAQVERIAERGALSPRQVKIPGILVNCVVVAEKPEYHMQTFIEQYSAAFAGEVRVPLSEIPVMAMSDRKIIARRAAMELSANAVVNLGIGMPEGVASVATEESILDLMTLTAEPGVIGGIPAGGLNFGAATNTQSIIDQPSQFDFYDGGGLDIAFLGLAQADRQGNLNVSKFGSRLAGAGGFINISQSARKVVFVGTFTAGAQEIVVEDGKLKIIRDGEVMKFVNEVEHRTFSGIEANKSGKTVLYVTERCVFRLCADGLELIEIAPGIDTERDILALMAFRPVMNAKPGLMDARIFLEGPMNLRPMLLEP; encoded by the coding sequence ATGCCTAAATCACAGTTTCCGGCGGCGAATTCGCTGCGTGTGTCCGATACCGGCAAGATCATGACTGCGCGCGAGGCTGTTTGTCGTATCCGCGACGGCGACACCCTCGCAACCAGCGGCTTTGTCGGCATCGGTTTTCCAGAGAACATCGCCGTTGCACTTGAGGCCCTGTATCTGGAAGGGAAGGGGGCCGATGCGCATAGCCCGGGACACCCGCGTGACCTGACCCTTGTTTATGCCGCCGGCCAAGGCGATGGCAAGGAGCGCGGCCTCAACCATCTCGGCCACGAGGGTCTGCTGAGCCGTGTGATCGGCGGGCACTGGGGGCTGGTACCCAAGCTGCAACAACTTGCCGTATCGAACCGCATCGAAGCCTGGAACCTGCCGCAGGGTGTCATCACCCATCTCTACCGTGACATTGCCGCCGGCAAACCTGGAACGCTGACGCGTATCGGCCTGGGCACCTTTGTTGACCCGCGCTTCGGCGGCGGCAAACTCAACGAGAAGACTACTGCCGACCTGGTGCGATTGATGGAGATCGACGGCGAGGAATACCTGTTCTACAAGGCTTTCCCCATCCATGTCGGCATCATCCGCGGCACCACCGCCGATCCCGACGGCAACATCACGATGGAAAAGGAAGCGCTGACGCTGGAAGCGCTGGCCATCGCCATGGCCGCGCACAATTCCGGCGGCATCGTCATCGCCCAGGTCGAACGCATCGCCGAACGCGGCGCGCTCAGTCCCCGCCAGGTGAAGATCCCGGGCATATTGGTGAATTGCGTGGTCGTGGCCGAAAAGCCTGAATACCACATGCAGACATTTATCGAGCAATACAGTGCAGCCTTCGCGGGAGAGGTTCGTGTGCCGTTGTCGGAAATTCCGGTGATGGCGATGTCCGACCGCAAGATTATCGCGCGCCGTGCCGCCATGGAACTGTCCGCCAATGCCGTTGTGAACCTCGGCATCGGCATGCCCGAGGGCGTTGCCTCTGTGGCCACCGAAGAAAGCATCCTCGACCTGATGACGCTCACCGCCGAGCCCGGCGTGATCGGCGGCATCCCGGCCGGCGGCCTCAACTTCGGCGCCGCCACTAACACCCAGTCCATCATCGACCAGCCGAGCCAGTTCGACTTCTACGACGGCGGCGGGTTGGACATCGCCTTTCTCGGCTTGGCGCAGGCGGATCGCCAGGGCAACCTGAACGTCTCCAAGTTCGGTTCGCGGCTGGCCGGCGCAGGCGGCTTCATCAACATTTCCCAGAGTGCCAGGAAAGTCGTTTTTGTCGGCACCTTCACAGCCGGCGCTCAGGAAATCGTCGTCGAAGACGGCAAGCTGAAAATCATCAGGGATGGCGAAGTGATGAAATTCGTCAACGAAGTCGAACACCGTACCTTCAGCGGCATCGAGGCCAACAAGAGCGGCAAGACCGTGCTCTACGTTACCGAACGCTGCGTCTTCCGCCTTTGCGCGGATGGGCTCGAACTGATCGAGATCGCACCCGGCATCGATACCGAACGTGACATTCTCGCGCTCATGGCCTTTCGACCGGTCATGAACGCAAAACCCGGATTAATGGATGCCAGAATCTTTCTGGAAGGCCCCATGAATCTTAGACCCATGCTGTTGGAACCGTAA
- a CDS encoding GntP family permease, producing the protein MDFIIVLAALCFLMFVAYRGYSVILFAPVAALGAVLLTDPTLVAPMFTGLFMDKMVGFVKLYFPVFLLGAIFGKVIELSGFSKSIVSAIIRIVGRERAILSIVTVCAILTYGGVSLFVVVFAVYPFAAEMFRQSDIPKRLIPGTIALGAFTFTMDSLPGTPQIQNIIPTTFFKTDIYAAPWLGTIGAVFILISGLTYLEWRRRQAAAAGEGYGTNLVNEPEPFEREKLANPWIAILPLVLVGVMNKVFTIAIPAAYGKTHSFIPSVVGKAAPVVQEISKITAIWAVEGALLVGILVVLVFAGKAVFSRFAEGSKSAISGALLASMNTASEYGFGAVIAALPGFLSVSNALTSIPNPLVNEAITVTSLAGITGSASGGMSIALAAMADTFIQNAQAAGIPLEVFHRVAAMASGGMDTLPHNGAVITLLAVTGLTHRVSYKDIFAITVIKTSAVFVVIAAFYLTGVV; encoded by the coding sequence ATGGACTTCATCATCGTACTTGCAGCCTTGTGCTTTCTGATGTTTGTCGCCTATCGCGGCTACAGCGTCATTCTTTTCGCTCCCGTTGCCGCGCTCGGTGCTGTGCTGCTGACCGATCCAACGCTGGTCGCGCCGATGTTCACCGGCCTGTTCATGGACAAGATGGTCGGATTCGTCAAACTGTATTTCCCCGTCTTCCTGCTTGGGGCCATCTTCGGCAAAGTGATCGAACTGTCCGGTTTCTCCAAATCCATCGTCTCTGCCATCATCAGGATCGTCGGGCGCGAACGGGCCATATTGTCCATCGTCACCGTTTGCGCCATCCTGACCTACGGTGGCGTCTCCCTGTTTGTCGTGGTCTTTGCGGTCTATCCTTTCGCAGCCGAAATGTTCAGGCAAAGCGACATACCGAAGCGATTGATCCCCGGTACGATCGCACTCGGCGCTTTCACGTTCACCATGGATTCGCTGCCGGGCACACCGCAGATACAGAACATCATCCCGACCACGTTCTTCAAGACCGACATCTATGCCGCGCCGTGGCTCGGTACCATCGGTGCCGTCTTCATTCTGATCAGCGGTCTCACCTATCTCGAATGGCGCCGTCGCCAGGCTGCGGCAGCCGGCGAAGGTTACGGCACCAATCTGGTGAATGAACCGGAACCCTTCGAACGCGAGAAGCTGGCCAATCCCTGGATCGCGATCTTGCCGCTTGTCCTCGTCGGTGTCATGAACAAGGTGTTCACCATCGCGATACCGGCGGCCTATGGCAAAACGCATTCCTTCATTCCGTCGGTCGTCGGCAAGGCTGCACCGGTGGTTCAGGAGATATCCAAGATCACGGCTATCTGGGCAGTGGAAGGTGCGCTGCTGGTCGGCATACTCGTCGTGCTGGTCTTTGCCGGCAAGGCGGTATTCTCCAGGTTCGCCGAAGGCTCGAAATCGGCCATCAGTGGGGCGCTGCTGGCTTCGATGAATACCGCTTCTGAATACGGCTTCGGCGCCGTGATCGCGGCCTTGCCGGGCTTTCTTTCCGTCTCCAATGCGCTCACTTCCATCCCCAATCCGCTGGTCAATGAAGCAATCACCGTCACCTCCCTGGCCGGGATCACCGGCTCGGCATCGGGCGGCATGAGCATCGCGCTCGCGGCCATGGCCGATACCTTCATCCAGAACGCCCAGGCGGCAGGCATTCCGCTCGAAGTCTTCCACCGTGTCGCCGCGATGGCCAGCGGCGGCATGGATACGCTCCCGCACAATGGAGCCGTGATCACTTTGCTGGCGGTGACGGGACTGACTCACCGCGTTTCCTACAAGGACATCTTCGCGATCACCGTCATCAAGACCTCCGCGGTATTCGTCGTCATCGCGGCGTTCTACCTCACCGGCGTGGTCTGA
- a CDS encoding response regulator transcription factor — translation MIRVLIVDDHTIFRSGLKRLFSDENDISVVDEASNSTDALDKIRKHELDLVLMDVSMAGRSGLEALESLRIEFPQLPVLILSMYSEEQYAVVAMKAGANGYLSKDAEPAELIGAIRKIAAGGRYLTNRGTELMLMQFSGKDDRPTHQKLSTREFEIMRMIANGISLTEIGERLNISVKTVSTYRTRILEKIGVKSNAELAKFALRNEIV, via the coding sequence ATGATCAGAGTACTCATCGTGGATGACCACACTATCTTTCGCTCGGGGCTCAAGCGTCTTTTCTCCGATGAAAACGACATCTCTGTCGTCGATGAGGCGTCCAACAGCACAGACGCACTGGACAAGATCCGCAAACATGAACTTGACCTCGTCCTGATGGACGTCAGCATGGCAGGCCGTAGCGGCCTGGAAGCCCTCGAATCGCTGCGCATCGAATTCCCCCAATTACCGGTACTGATCCTTTCGATGTATTCCGAAGAGCAGTACGCCGTGGTCGCCATGAAGGCCGGAGCCAACGGCTATCTGTCCAAGGATGCCGAGCCTGCCGAATTGATCGGGGCGATCAGGAAGATCGCCGCAGGCGGCCGCTACCTGACCAACCGGGGAACCGAACTCATGCTGATGCAATTCAGCGGAAAAGACGACCGCCCAACCCACCAGAAGCTCTCGACCCGCGAATTCGAGATCATGAGAATGATCGCCAACGGAATCTCGCTGACCGAGATCGGCGAACGCCTGAACATCAGCGTCAAGACGGTCAGTACCTATCGCACCCGCATACTTGAGAAGATTGGCGTCAAAAGCAATGCCGAACTCGCCAAGTTCGCGTTGCGCAATGAAATCGTCTGA
- a CDS encoding PAS domain-containing sensor histidine kinase — protein MIDQEDQFFPSIPFRAIVEQSLAGIYVLQDEHFAYANATWAEMIGRTPEEMIGGHLREFVDPGFLDELMALYWRRINGDLKSLRFVTRLVHKDGRVILIEVHGTRMDYKGRPAIVGIGVDVTERLKRDEELIRSKAQLQELAANINRLREEQRAKFARDLHDVLGGMLTSIKMDVSRIMRRVDSPEVQEITHGLLALTQDTINTVREISEELRPSALDHIGLVAAIEKEIAVFSNRYNIATCMAPCEVTTKLSPKRNIAIYRIFQEALTNIARHADATSVFIRLEFNDDDFRMEIVDNGRGIDMESQTMTPIGLLGMSERAREIGGTLEIGSNPGGGTRLCLFAPLVHQGVQ, from the coding sequence ATGATTGATCAAGAAGACCAATTTTTTCCTTCAATACCGTTTCGCGCCATTGTCGAACAATCATTGGCGGGTATCTACGTGCTACAGGATGAGCACTTTGCCTATGCAAATGCCACCTGGGCGGAAATGATAGGAAGGACGCCGGAAGAAATGATCGGAGGGCACCTGCGCGAGTTCGTGGATCCCGGTTTTCTCGACGAATTGATGGCGCTCTATTGGCGCCGCATCAACGGTGACCTGAAAAGCCTGAGGTTCGTTACACGTCTTGTGCATAAAGACGGCCGCGTCATACTGATCGAAGTGCACGGCACGCGGATGGACTACAAGGGACGCCCTGCCATTGTCGGTATAGGGGTCGATGTCACCGAGCGTTTGAAAAGAGACGAGGAGCTGATTCGCTCCAAGGCCCAGTTGCAGGAGCTTGCGGCGAATATCAACAGATTGCGCGAAGAGCAGCGTGCCAAATTCGCCCGCGACCTCCACGACGTGCTTGGAGGCATGCTGACTTCCATCAAGATGGATGTCAGCAGGATCATGCGCAGGGTCGATTCGCCCGAAGTGCAGGAGATCACCCACGGCCTGCTCGCACTGACCCAGGATACGATCAATACGGTCAGGGAAATATCGGAGGAACTCAGGCCCAGCGCGCTTGACCATATCGGTCTCGTGGCCGCGATCGAGAAAGAGATCGCCGTATTTTCCAATCGCTACAACATCGCCACCTGCATGGCTCCCTGCGAAGTTACAACCAAACTCTCTCCCAAACGAAATATCGCCATCTACCGGATCTTTCAGGAAGCGTTGACCAACATCGCGCGTCACGCCGACGCCACTTCCGTCTTCATACGCCTGGAATTCAACGATGACGATTTCCGAATGGAGATCGTCGATAACGGTCGAGGTATCGACATGGAGTCACAAACAATGACACCCATCGGTCTCCTTGGCATGTCGGAAAGAGCCAGAGAGATTGGCGGGACCCTGGAGATCGGGTCCAATCCGGGAGGAGGTACCCGGCTTTGCCTGTTTGCTCCCTTAGTGCATCAAGGAGTTCAATGA